One region of Chryseobacterium muglaense genomic DNA includes:
- a CDS encoding YifB family Mg chelatase-like AAA ATPase — translation MLVKIYGSSIFGVSAQTITIEVNIDTGGVGYHLVGLPDNAIKESSYRISAALKNCGYKIPGKKITINMAPADLRKEGAAYDLSIAIGILIASDQIQGENVQDYIIMGELSLDGGLQPIKGVLPIAIQAREEGFKGIILPKQNTREAAIVNSLDVYGVENIKEVIDFFNEGKPLEKVVLDTRKEFQDKINNFPFDFSEVKGQETAKRAMEVAAAGGHNIILIGPPGSGKTMLAKRVPSILPPLTLKEALETTKIHSVAGKMGTETSLMTVRPFRSPHHTISDVALVGGGSYPQPGEISLAHNGVLFLDEMPEFKRTVLEVMRQPLEDREVTISRAKFTVNYPSSFMLIASMNPSPSGYFPDDPNNTSSVFEMQRYMNRLSGPLLDRIDIHVEVQKVEFEQLTEKRKGEKSEDIRKRVLIAREIQNERYKDLSISYNAQIGPRELEQFCELDDTSFNLIKMAMEKLNLSARAYDRILKVARTIADLEESENILSHHISEAIQYRSLDREFWNV, via the coding sequence ATGTTAGTTAAAATTTATGGAAGTTCCATTTTTGGCGTTTCTGCACAAACCATAACCATCGAAGTCAATATTGATACAGGAGGAGTCGGCTATCATTTGGTAGGCCTTCCCGATAATGCTATCAAAGAAAGCAGCTACAGAATTTCTGCAGCACTCAAAAATTGCGGATATAAAATTCCCGGAAAAAAAATTACAATCAATATGGCGCCCGCAGATTTGCGGAAAGAAGGTGCTGCATACGATTTGAGTATTGCTATCGGAATTCTTATTGCTTCTGATCAGATTCAGGGCGAAAATGTACAAGATTATATCATTATGGGTGAGCTTTCTCTTGATGGAGGTTTGCAGCCTATAAAAGGAGTGCTCCCGATTGCTATTCAGGCTCGTGAAGAAGGGTTTAAAGGAATTATTCTGCCTAAACAAAACACCAGAGAAGCTGCTATTGTCAATAGTCTCGATGTATATGGTGTTGAAAATATTAAAGAAGTCATTGATTTTTTTAATGAAGGAAAACCTCTTGAAAAAGTTGTTTTAGATACAAGAAAAGAATTTCAGGATAAGATTAATAATTTCCCATTTGATTTTTCTGAAGTTAAAGGCCAGGAAACAGCCAAAAGAGCAATGGAAGTTGCAGCAGCGGGCGGCCACAATATTATTCTCATTGGTCCGCCAGGAAGCGGAAAAACAATGCTCGCAAAAAGAGTTCCGAGTATTTTGCCACCACTTACTTTAAAAGAAGCTTTAGAAACGACCAAAATACATTCTGTAGCCGGAAAAATGGGAACAGAAACTTCCTTAATGACTGTACGTCCGTTTCGTTCACCGCATCATACGATTTCAGATGTCGCTTTAGTTGGCGGCGGAAGTTATCCGCAACCGGGAGAAATTTCTTTGGCTCATAATGGTGTTTTATTTTTAGACGAAATGCCTGAATTTAAAAGAACTGTTTTAGAAGTAATGCGACAACCGCTGGAAGACCGTGAAGTAACGATTTCCAGAGCGAAGTTTACGGTTAATTATCCTTCTAGCTTTATGTTGATTGCTTCGATGAACCCCAGCCCAAGTGGATATTTTCCTGATGATCCCAATAATACTTCGTCAGTTTTTGAAATGCAACGGTATATGAATCGACTTTCAGGGCCACTTTTAGACAGAATTGATATTCACGTTGAGGTACAGAAAGTTGAATTTGAACAATTGACTGAAAAAAGAAAAGGCGAAAAAAGTGAAGATATCAGAAAGCGAGTTTTAATTGCTCGCGAGATACAAAATGAACGATATAAAGATTTGTCAATCAGTTATAATGCTCAAATTGGGCCGCGGGAATTAGAGCAATTTTGTGAGCTAGATGATACCTCTTTTAACCTCATCAAAATGGCAATGGAAAAACTAAATCTTTCAGCAAGAGCTTATGACAGAATTTTGAAGGTTGCCAGAACAATTGCCGATCTCGAAGAATCTGAAAATATTTTATCACATCATATTTCTGAAGCAATACAATACCGAAGTCTCGATCGAGAGTTTTGGAATGTTTGA
- a CDS encoding multicopper oxidase domain-containing protein, translating into MQHVENKKVVPFPEKKLTGGKTVTYHLYVKDTLVNFTGKMKRAIAVNGQIPMPTLTFTEGDTAEIIVHNLMDEETSLHWHGLMLPNKEDGVPLLTQMPIKPHSTYTYKFPIIQHGTHWYHSHSGLQEQIGMYGSMVLKKRDDDPTFRKGIDDIPAIPLILSEWTDLNPNNVHRMLHNANDWFAIKKNSTQSYWEAIKEGHFGTKVTNEWKRMLAMDVSDIYYDKFLINGSFEQQLSQFKAGDRVRFRISNGGASSYFWINYAGGKIEVVANDGNDVEPVMVDRLIIGVSETYDIVVTIPEKNTSYELLVTPEDRTKSVSIYVGEGVKQLHAPLPKLKYFEGMKMMNDMMKMNGDMKDMGMKMTMQKMDMNAVMYPEITGEKTKDSPKMEMDKDAPMDHSTHDAGNTDIVTLNYNMLKSPYDTTLPKTDSIKNITLTLTGNMNRYVWSMDNKVLSEVDKIPVKKGEILRIKLINNSMMRHPMHLHGFDFRVLNENGSQAPLKNVLDIMPMETDVIEFAANTEGDWFFHCHILYHMMAGMNRVFAVGDYKNPELPNKEKAYKMLQNESNEWHLMAENDFATNGNDGQAMLQNARWSIGTEWRLGYNNMHGYETETHIGRYIGKMQWLMPFIGFDWRYRDSHGSGEMEKNIFGQTNKKDQRATISAGVMYTLPMLINFQAEVFTDGIVRLQLMREDIPLARRLRGAFSVNTDKEYMLGLKYIVTRNASFTTHYDSDMGWGLGVTLAY; encoded by the coding sequence ATGCAGCATGTTGAAAACAAAAAAGTAGTTCCTTTCCCCGAGAAGAAATTAACAGGTGGTAAAACCGTAACGTATCATCTGTATGTAAAAGATACTTTGGTAAACTTTACAGGAAAAATGAAACGTGCGATTGCGGTTAATGGACAAATTCCTATGCCTACGCTTACATTTACGGAGGGCGATACTGCGGAAATCATCGTGCATAACCTTATGGACGAAGAAACATCTCTGCATTGGCATGGCTTGATGCTGCCTAATAAAGAAGACGGAGTTCCGCTCCTTACCCAAATGCCGATAAAGCCGCATTCTACTTACACCTATAAGTTCCCGATTATTCAGCACGGAACGCATTGGTATCACTCTCATTCAGGATTACAGGAGCAAATTGGAATGTATGGATCTATGGTTCTGAAAAAGAGAGATGATGATCCTACCTTTAGAAAAGGAATTGATGATATTCCTGCAATTCCGTTGATTTTAAGTGAATGGACAGATTTGAATCCTAATAATGTTCACAGAATGCTTCACAATGCCAATGACTGGTTTGCAATAAAGAAAAACAGCACACAAAGCTATTGGGAAGCCATAAAAGAAGGACATTTCGGTACCAAAGTGACCAATGAATGGAAACGAATGCTTGCAATGGATGTAAGCGATATTTATTATGATAAATTTTTAATTAATGGAAGCTTCGAACAGCAGTTATCTCAATTTAAAGCAGGAGATAGAGTGAGGTTTCGTATTTCCAATGGTGGCGCTTCGTCTTATTTCTGGATCAATTATGCAGGTGGAAAGATAGAAGTTGTTGCCAATGATGGTAACGATGTAGAACCGGTTATGGTAGACAGGCTTATTATAGGTGTTTCGGAAACTTATGATATTGTAGTGACGATTCCGGAGAAAAATACTTCTTACGAGCTTTTAGTAACTCCAGAAGATCGAACAAAATCGGTGTCAATTTATGTAGGAGAAGGTGTAAAGCAACTTCATGCACCCCTTCCTAAGCTTAAATATTTTGAAGGAATGAAAATGATGAATGATATGATGAAGATGAATGGCGATATGAAAGACATGGGAATGAAAATGACGATGCAGAAGATGGATATGAATGCGGTAATGTACCCTGAAATTACTGGTGAGAAAACAAAAGATTCTCCAAAAATGGAAATGGATAAAGATGCGCCGATGGATCATTCTACACACGATGCAGGAAATACTGATATTGTAACTTTAAATTATAATATGCTGAAATCTCCTTACGATACGACTTTACCTAAAACCGATTCTATTAAAAATATTACCCTTACTCTTACAGGAAATATGAACCGTTATGTCTGGAGTATGGATAATAAAGTGCTTTCCGAAGTTGATAAAATTCCAGTTAAAAAAGGAGAAATATTAAGAATTAAATTGATTAATAATTCTATGATGAGGCATCCGATGCACCTTCATGGGTTTGATTTCCGTGTTCTTAACGAAAATGGTTCTCAGGCTCCATTGAAAAACGTATTGGATATCATGCCAATGGAAACAGATGTTATAGAATTTGCGGCAAATACAGAAGGAGATTGGTTTTTCCACTGTCATATTTTATATCATATGATGGCAGGGATGAACAGAGTTTTTGCAGTGGGAGATTATAAAAATCCTGAACTTCCAAATAAGGAAAAAGCGTATAAAATGCTTCAGAACGAAAGTAATGAATGGCATCTTATGGCAGAAAATGACTTTGCAACCAATGGTAACGATGGGCAAGCAATGTTACAAAATGCGAGATGGAGCATCGGTACAGAATGGAGATTGGGATACAACAATATGCACGGTTACGAAACAGAAACACATATTGGCCGATATATCGGTAAAATGCAATGGCTAATGCCTTTTATCGGTTTCGACTGGAGATACAGAGACTCACACGGCTCTGGCGAGATGGAAAAAAATATTTTCGGACAAACAAACAAAAAAGACCAAAGAGCAACGATTAGTGCGGGGGTAATGTACACACTTCCAATGCTTATCAATTTTCAGGCTGAGGTTTTTACCGATGGAATTGTAAGATTGCAATTGATGAGGGAAGATATTCCTTTGGCTAGAAGACTGCGTGGAGCATTTTCTGTAAACACAGATAAAGAATATATGCTGGGTCTAAAATATATCGTTACCCGGAATGCATCTTTCACCACTCATTATGACAGTGATATGGGATGGGGACTTGGTGTTACACTGGCTTATTAA
- a CDS encoding heme-binding domain-containing protein: protein MKKLVKKVLLTLFALFLLIQLYQPARNIHEGQAPSDGFSSFYKAPKNIQNILQNSCYDCHSNNTNYPAYSYIQPARYLMEKHIKEGKEELNFDEWTTYSVRKQRNKLNGIIEQIEGDKMPLDSYILLHKNAKLSGEQKVEMINWLNLIQK, encoded by the coding sequence ATGAAAAAGCTTGTCAAAAAGGTGCTTCTCACATTGTTTGCCCTTTTTCTGCTAATTCAGTTGTATCAGCCTGCCCGAAATATACACGAAGGGCAGGCTCCGTCTGACGGTTTTTCCAGCTTTTATAAGGCACCAAAAAATATTCAGAATATATTACAAAATTCTTGTTATGATTGCCATAGTAACAATACCAATTATCCTGCATATTCTTATATTCAGCCAGCAAGATATTTAATGGAAAAGCATATTAAAGAAGGAAAGGAGGAACTGAACTTTGATGAATGGACAACTTACAGCGTCCGTAAACAGCGTAATAAATTAAATGGAATTATAGAACAGATAGAAGGTGACAAAATGCCACTTGATTCTTATATACTCCTCCATAAAAATGCAAAATTATCAGGTGAACAGAAAGTTGAAATGATAAATTGGCTAAATTTAATACAAAAATAG
- a CDS encoding DUF3347 domain-containing protein — protein sequence MKNLFVIIVTGMVFTACSKPKTEPVKDNSDQAETAMTDSMSTNSESQMSTTESSKPTETVAKTEEVVKGESPKTNFSTKAIVNSYLTLKNALAKDDSKAAAKAGKSLYETVKKTDVNSLDSKKKSVYKEIAESIEENAEHIAAGGETIEHQREHFDMMSKDVSDLIDTFGSEGKLYKDFCPMYNNSKGAIWISEKKEIVNPYMGSKMLSCGSIQKEL from the coding sequence ATGAAAAATTTATTTGTAATCATTGTAACAGGAATGGTTTTCACTGCGTGCAGCAAGCCTAAAACAGAACCTGTAAAAGATAATTCGGATCAGGCTGAAACAGCAATGACGGATTCTATGTCAACAAATTCAGAATCTCAAATGTCGACAACAGAATCTTCAAAACCTACTGAAACCGTTGCAAAAACAGAAGAAGTAGTAAAAGGAGAATCTCCAAAGACTAATTTTTCCACAAAAGCAATTGTCAATAGTTATTTGACGCTGAAAAACGCTTTAGCAAAAGACGACTCTAAAGCGGCAGCAAAAGCAGGAAAATCATTGTATGAAACGGTGAAGAAAACAGACGTAAATTCATTAGATTCAAAAAAGAAATCTGTTTACAAAGAAATAGCCGAAAGTATCGAAGAAAATGCGGAACACATCGCTGCAGGGGGAGAAACTATTGAGCACCAGAGAGAGCATTTTGATATGATGAGCAAAGATGTAAGTGACCTTATTGATACGTTTGGGAGTGAAGGAAAATTGTATAAAGATTTTTGCCCAATGTACAATAATAGTAAAGGTGCTATCTGGATAAGTGAGAAAAAAGAAATTGTAAACCCTTATATGGGAAGCAAGATGCTTAGTTGCGGATCAATACAAAAAGAATTGTAA
- a CDS encoding DUF3347 domain-containing protein — protein MSDHSSMIQESKPAGSPLQSIQDSYFSLKNALVKSDAKTASAKGKELTDAITAVKMNELSTTEHDVWMKVMKSLNNDASTIAKTQEIKKQREAFKTLSKNMYDLLKTSKLSAPVYYQYCPMQDANWLSTENTIKNPYYGSQMLTCGSTVEILK, from the coding sequence ATGTCTGATCATTCTTCAATGATTCAGGAAAGTAAACCGGCTGGTTCGCCTTTGCAAAGTATTCAGGATTCTTATTTTTCATTAAAAAATGCTCTTGTAAAATCTGATGCTAAAACTGCTTCTGCAAAAGGGAAAGAATTAACAGATGCGATCACTGCTGTAAAAATGAATGAACTGTCAACTACAGAGCATGATGTGTGGATGAAAGTGATGAAAAGTTTAAATAATGATGCTTCAACAATTGCTAAAACGCAAGAGATAAAGAAGCAAAGAGAAGCCTTCAAAACGCTATCTAAGAACATGTACGACTTGCTGAAAACTTCAAAGCTTTCGGCTCCTGTTTATTACCAATATTGTCCGATGCAGGATGCCAATTGGTTGAGTACGGAAAATACGATCAAGAACCCATACTACGGATCGCAAATGCTTACCTGCGGAAGTACTGTTGAAATTTTAAAATAA
- a CDS encoding heavy-metal-associated domain-containing protein: MKSISKILGLMMLFVSLVYSAQIKNAKTETTTIYGNCDMCKSTIEKSGNVKNVAMVNWDKDSKMATITYDSKKTNEQEILKRIANAGYDSDSFYAPDDVYAKLPSCCQYKRNKTTAMDDHGHDHSAMKSSVSNANNHS, encoded by the coding sequence ATGAAATCAATATCAAAAATATTGGGATTAATGATGCTATTTGTATCATTGGTATATTCTGCCCAAATAAAAAATGCAAAAACCGAAACTACTACAATCTACGGAAACTGCGACATGTGCAAATCAACGATTGAAAAATCGGGAAATGTGAAAAATGTAGCCATGGTAAACTGGGACAAAGATTCTAAAATGGCAACCATCACCTATGATTCAAAGAAAACCAACGAACAGGAAATTTTAAAAAGAATTGCTAATGCGGGATACGACAGCGATTCGTTTTATGCACCGGATGATGTTTATGCTAAACTTCCATCTTGTTGTCAGTATAAAAGAAATAAGACAACAGCAATGGATGACCACGGGCATGATCATTCTGCAATGAAAAGTTCTGTGTCAAACGCGAACAATCACTCTTGA
- a CDS encoding tRNA-binding protein codes for MTNIKPEISWTDFEKLDIRCGTIISVNDFEKARNPSYQIEIDFGDLGIRKSAAQITTLYGKEDLVGKQILAVVNFPKKQIANFFSECLVLGVYGEDAKDVTLLSPTLSVKNGLQVG; via the coding sequence ATGACCAATATAAAACCTGAAATATCCTGGACAGATTTTGAGAAATTAGACATTCGATGCGGAACAATTATTTCCGTGAATGATTTTGAAAAAGCCAGAAACCCTTCTTACCAAATTGAAATTGACTTTGGAGATTTAGGAATCAGAAAATCTGCAGCACAAATCACCACGCTTTACGGCAAAGAAGATTTGGTTGGAAAACAAATTTTAGCCGTCGTTAACTTTCCCAAAAAACAGATTGCCAATTTTTTCAGTGAATGTTTAGTTTTAGGTGTCTATGGTGAAGATGCAAAAGATGTAACGCTTTTGAGCCCTACCCTATCTGTAAAAAACGGACTTCAGGTTGGATAG
- a CDS encoding 3'-5' exonuclease, with product MIQNIPLEKVLFLDIETVPNSGSWEELPETEQNLWDKKTRFQRKDEISAEDYYEKAGIMAEFGKIICITIGMLEKNETLRIKSFADDDEKKMLTEFGELFNSPRLRDVILCAHNGKEFDFPWIARRFLINGMMPPTPFQLFGKKPWEIQHLDTMELWKFGDYKSYISLELLAHVFGIPTPKDDIDGSMVSSIYYIEKDLQRIVDYCEKDVLTLANIFRRMRQEDLLNRNINSD from the coding sequence ATGATACAAAATATTCCATTAGAAAAAGTATTATTTCTTGATATTGAAACCGTTCCCAACTCTGGTTCTTGGGAAGAACTACCTGAAACCGAACAAAATCTTTGGGATAAAAAAACAAGATTTCAAAGAAAAGATGAGATTTCCGCTGAAGATTATTACGAAAAAGCCGGAATTATGGCAGAGTTTGGAAAAATTATCTGCATTACAATTGGAATGCTCGAAAAAAATGAAACTTTAAGAATTAAAAGTTTTGCGGATGATGATGAAAAAAAAATGCTGACTGAATTTGGTGAACTTTTTAACAGCCCAAGACTGCGTGATGTGATTCTCTGCGCTCACAACGGAAAAGAATTTGATTTTCCTTGGATTGCAAGACGATTTCTCATCAACGGAATGATGCCTCCTACTCCTTTTCAGTTATTTGGAAAAAAACCTTGGGAAATTCAACATCTGGACACAATGGAACTTTGGAAATTCGGAGATTATAAAAGCTATATTTCGCTGGAACTTTTGGCTCATGTTTTCGGAATTCCTACCCCAAAAGACGACATCGACGGATCAATGGTTTCATCAATCTACTACATAGAAAAAGACTTGCAACGAATAGTTGACTATTGTGAAAAAGATGTCTTAACTTTGGCCAATATTTTCAGACGAATGCGTCAGGAAGATTTATTAAACAGAAATATCAATTCAGATTAA
- a CDS encoding SUF system Fe-S cluster assembly protein, whose product MKFTDDQIADIGEEIIRILKTVYDPEIPVDIYELGLIYDVQISDEADVKIIMTLTTPNCPVAETLPQEVKDKVKTVENVNEVELELTFEPSWNKDMMSEEAKFELGML is encoded by the coding sequence ATGAAATTTACAGACGATCAGATTGCCGATATAGGAGAAGAAATTATAAGAATATTAAAAACCGTTTATGACCCGGAAATTCCGGTGGATATTTATGAATTGGGATTGATTTATGATGTACAGATTTCCGATGAAGCCGATGTAAAAATCATTATGACTTTAACCACTCCTAACTGTCCGGTTGCAGAAACTCTACCACAGGAAGTAAAAGACAAGGTAAAAACAGTAGAAAACGTAAACGAAGTTGAGCTGGAACTTACTTTCGAACCAAGCTGGAACAAAGACATGATGAGTGAAGAGGCTAAATTTGAGCTGGGAATGCTGTAA
- a CDS encoding sulfurtransferase, producing MLSIISPKQLKDFSKEKLIILDARTGKNAYEIYLLKHIQDARFIDLDKDLAEIVENAAFGGRHPLSNIQKFAEAVSRLGISEDSHVIIYDDKNGANAAARAWWMLRSFGLENVQVLDGGIQAAEKEGLVFSSGVENFEKSEIITKEHWLLPVSILEDVENELINESAVVIDVRDTYRYKGESEPIDLVAGHIPGAINIPYSENLDENGNFLKPEILKEKYQKLLQNKPEKLIIHCGSGVTACHTILALAYAGFEIPNLYVGSWSEWSRREGKEIAKEI from the coding sequence ATGCTTTCAATCATTTCACCAAAACAATTAAAAGATTTTTCTAAAGAAAAACTTATCATTCTTGATGCAAGAACGGGTAAAAATGCTTACGAAATTTATCTGCTGAAACATATTCAAGACGCAAGATTTATAGATTTAGATAAAGATTTAGCAGAAATTGTTGAAAATGCAGCTTTTGGAGGAAGGCATCCTCTTTCAAATATTCAAAAGTTTGCCGAAGCCGTTTCCCGCTTAGGGATTTCAGAAGATTCTCATGTCATTATTTATGATGATAAGAACGGTGCAAATGCAGCAGCCAGAGCTTGGTGGATGTTGAGATCTTTTGGCTTGGAAAACGTACAGGTTTTAGATGGTGGAATTCAGGCGGCTGAAAAAGAAGGGTTAGTATTCTCATCAGGAGTAGAAAATTTTGAGAAATCTGAAATCATTACAAAAGAGCATTGGCTTCTGCCTGTTTCAATTCTGGAAGATGTTGAAAATGAATTAATAAACGAATCTGCTGTCGTAATTGATGTAAGAGATACTTATCGATATAAAGGTGAGTCTGAGCCAATCGATTTAGTTGCAGGTCATATTCCGGGAGCGATCAATATTCCTTACTCTGAAAATTTAGATGAAAACGGAAACTTTTTAAAACCTGAAATTTTAAAAGAAAAATATCAAAAATTATTGCAAAATAAACCTGAAAAACTAATTATTCATTGTGGTTCGGGAGTTACGGCTTGTCACACAATTTTAGCGCTTGCTTATGCCGGATTTGAAATTCCAAATTTATATGTGGGTTCGTGGAGTGAATGGAGTAGAAGAGAAGGTAAAGAAATTGCAAAGGAAATCTAA
- a CDS encoding OsmC family protein: MTSKITYIGGLRCSAEHLQSGTIIESDAPTDNHGKGEKFSPTDLCATSLAECALTTIAILGKDKINIDGAYCTLQKIMKTEPRRIGEIVCNFVFPNQYSDKEKTFIEETAHNCPVAKSLHPDLVQTMVFIYQ, translated from the coding sequence ATGACATCAAAAATAACATACATAGGAGGTTTAAGATGTTCAGCAGAACACTTACAATCTGGAACCATCATCGAAAGTGATGCGCCAACAGACAATCACGGAAAAGGTGAAAAATTTTCGCCAACTGATTTGTGTGCCACTTCTTTAGCAGAATGTGCATTGACAACCATTGCCATTTTAGGTAAAGACAAGATAAATATTGACGGAGCTTACTGTACGCTTCAAAAAATTATGAAAACCGAGCCAAGAAGAATTGGTGAGATTGTTTGTAATTTTGTTTTTCCAAATCAATATTCAGATAAGGAAAAAACTTTTATCGAAGAAACCGCTCACAATTGTCCGGTTGCCAAAAGCCTTCATCCAGATTTAGTGCAGACGATGGTTTTCATTTATCAATAG
- a CDS encoding hydroxymethylglutaryl-CoA lyase yields MFLTECPRDAMQGWDEFIPTDKKIDYINSLMEVGFDVLDCLSFVSPKAIPQMADSAEVAENIDKSLSNTKVSAIIANYRGAEKALKHQSVDILGFPFSISETFQHRNTNKNQEEAFDDIVKMVELTKSENKELNIYFSMAFGNPYGEMWKWEDVDFWANRFSEIGIKNILLSDTTGVATPETIALLFEKIPSKYPEIDFGAHFHNRYEESYSKLKAAYDKGCRRYDSAIKGIGGCPMAKDDLVGNMPTEQVINFMSVEKAEHKLNLLNFESSYNRAKDIFHF; encoded by the coding sequence ATGTTTCTTACCGAATGCCCTAGAGATGCGATGCAGGGTTGGGATGAGTTTATCCCGACCGATAAAAAAATAGATTACATCAATTCACTGATGGAAGTGGGATTTGATGTGCTTGATTGCCTGAGTTTTGTCTCTCCGAAAGCGATTCCGCAAATGGCAGATTCTGCTGAGGTTGCCGAGAATATCGATAAATCTTTGTCTAATACCAAAGTTTCTGCAATTATTGCCAATTATCGTGGTGCTGAGAAAGCTTTGAAGCATCAGTCTGTCGATATTTTGGGTTTTCCATTTTCAATTTCTGAAACTTTTCAGCACAGAAATACCAATAAAAATCAGGAGGAAGCTTTTGATGATATTGTAAAAATGGTTGAGCTCACAAAAAGTGAAAATAAAGAACTGAATATTTACTTTTCAATGGCGTTTGGAAATCCCTACGGTGAAATGTGGAAATGGGAAGACGTCGATTTTTGGGCGAATAGGTTTTCAGAAATCGGAATTAAAAACATCCTGCTTTCCGATACAACCGGAGTAGCAACGCCGGAAACGATTGCTTTATTATTTGAAAAAATTCCGTCAAAATATCCTGAAATAGATTTTGGAGCACATTTTCATAACCGTTATGAAGAATCTTATTCTAAACTAAAAGCAGCTTACGACAAAGGTTGCCGAAGATATGATTCTGCCATCAAAGGAATTGGCGGCTGCCCAATGGCAAAAGATGATTTGGTAGGAAATATGCCAACAGAACAAGTAATCAATTTTATGAGCGTTGAAAAAGCGGAACACAAATTGAATTTATTAAATTTCGAAAGTTCTTATAACAGAGCGAAAGATATTTTTCATTTCTGA
- a CDS encoding GLPGLI family protein yields the protein MKFLLIFLIVISNLLFSQKMDSSFIECKYLATFLIDTANINTLKKELVSLKIGKNFSLFRSDMKEKADSLSFAEIDKSIANPTNGIAVINTGNLVSAKYVPEVFYSKDILVVYDKILNVTYNYKAEERTKWTFLNETKKIQGYTCKKAIGKYHNKTIIVWYTEEIPISDGPYTFKNLPGLVLEASDSKDYFHFTLESLKRIKKPIKPLEGTVGTEYSKFVKKRTDIFNDPIGAFVGIFGKTPPKQDHERMIKNIRSINNYLD from the coding sequence ATGAAGTTTCTATTGATCTTTTTAATTGTTATATCAAATTTATTATTTTCACAAAAGATGGATAGTTCATTTATTGAGTGTAAATATTTAGCCACTTTTTTAATTGACACAGCAAATATCAACACTTTAAAGAAAGAACTTGTTTCTCTTAAAATTGGTAAAAATTTTTCTTTATTCAGAAGTGATATGAAAGAAAAAGCAGACTCTTTATCTTTCGCTGAGATTGATAAAAGTATTGCAAATCCCACCAATGGTATCGCAGTAATTAATACTGGAAATTTAGTAAGCGCAAAATACGTCCCTGAAGTATTTTACAGTAAAGACATACTTGTTGTGTATGATAAAATATTAAATGTTACTTATAACTATAAAGCTGAAGAAAGAACTAAGTGGACTTTTTTAAATGAAACAAAAAAAATTCAGGGTTATACTTGTAAAAAAGCAATTGGCAAATATCATAATAAAACAATAATTGTTTGGTATACTGAAGAAATTCCAATTTCAGACGGACCATATACTTTTAAAAATTTACCTGGGCTTGTCTTAGAAGCATCTGATTCGAAAGATTATTTTCATTTTACTTTAGAAAGTTTAAAAAGAATTAAAAAACCTATTAAACCATTGGAAGGAACAGTAGGTACAGAATATAGTAAATTTGTTAAAAAAAGAACAGATATCTTCAATGATCCTATAGGTGCTTTTGTGGGAATATTTGGCAAAACTCCTCCAAAACAAGACCACGAACGCATGATAAAAAATATTAGAAGTATTAATAATTATTTAGATTAA